In Kordia antarctica, the following proteins share a genomic window:
- a CDS encoding alpha/beta hydrolase family protein, protein MQLTTIFRLVFKLAFFLATVIASAQEISGTWKGELKIQGMELPLAFNISETDGTYTTTMDSPMQNAFGIPTNGTTFKDNELIILQTQSGIEYTATFTDETFKGIFKQGGQEYPLDLIKGEKNVKKDKPQEPKKPYPYVSEEVTFKNATAGNIKFAGTLTLPKDVKNPPVVILITGSGAQNRDQELLGHKTFLVLSDHLTRQGIAVLRYDDRGTAKSEGDFSVATSFDFASDVEAAMTYLQTRNDVVDVNKIGLVGHSEGGLIAPIVAARNKNVAFCVLLAGPGVSGKEILLTQGKKAAELEDYPASDIAISQEISAKIYDICADYKGEASKEKIAALFQELKGKMTSEKAQRELTDTALKGQLKMITSPWMRAFLGYNPQTSLKKVTCPILAVNGEKDFQVLPALNLNAIEKGLKNNSDVTIKQFKDLNHLFQTSETGALSEYAKIEETFAPVALNYVSEWINARF, encoded by the coding sequence ATGCAATTAACAACAATATTCAGACTCGTATTCAAATTAGCATTCTTTTTAGCAACCGTAATCGCGTCAGCACAAGAAATCTCAGGAACTTGGAAAGGCGAGTTAAAAATACAAGGAATGGAACTTCCTTTGGCGTTTAACATTTCAGAAACTGATGGAACTTACACAACCACAATGGACAGTCCGATGCAAAATGCTTTTGGAATTCCAACAAACGGAACTACATTTAAAGATAACGAATTAATCATTCTTCAAACTCAATCAGGAATTGAATACACGGCAACGTTTACGGACGAAACTTTCAAAGGAATCTTTAAGCAAGGTGGACAAGAATATCCGCTAGACTTAATAAAAGGAGAAAAAAACGTCAAAAAAGACAAACCACAAGAACCTAAAAAACCATATCCGTACGTTTCAGAAGAAGTAACTTTTAAAAATGCAACCGCAGGAAACATCAAATTTGCAGGAACATTAACGTTACCTAAAGACGTGAAAAATCCGCCAGTAGTCATTCTCATTACAGGTTCTGGAGCACAAAATAGAGATCAAGAATTACTTGGACACAAAACATTCTTAGTATTATCAGATCATTTAACACGACAAGGAATTGCAGTATTACGTTACGATGACAGAGGAACAGCAAAATCTGAAGGTGACTTTTCAGTAGCAACTTCTTTTGACTTTGCGTCAGATGTAGAAGCGGCAATGACATATTTGCAAACACGAAACGACGTAGTTGACGTAAACAAGATTGGATTGGTTGGACACAGTGAAGGCGGACTCATCGCGCCAATTGTAGCGGCAAGAAACAAAAATGTAGCATTCTGTGTATTGTTGGCTGGACCAGGAGTTTCTGGAAAAGAAATCCTATTAACGCAAGGAAAAAAAGCAGCAGAATTAGAAGATTATCCAGCAAGTGACATTGCAATCTCTCAAGAAATCTCTGCAAAAATATATGACATCTGCGCAGACTATAAAGGAGAAGCATCAAAAGAAAAAATCGCAGCATTATTTCAGGAATTAAAAGGAAAAATGACATCTGAAAAAGCGCAACGAGAGCTAACCGATACTGCATTAAAAGGACAATTAAAAATGATTACTTCTCCGTGGATGCGCGCATTTTTAGGATACAATCCGCAAACGTCATTGAAAAAAGTAACGTGTCCTATATTAGCCGTAAATGGTGAAAAAGATTTTCAGGTATTGCCAGCATTAAACCTGAATGCAATTGAAAAAGGATTAAAAAATAACAGCGATGTAACCATCAAACAATTTAAAGACTTAAATCATTTATTTCAAACTTCAGAAACTG
- a CDS encoding tyrosine-type recombinase/integrase has product MAKRKHMPNNKHKGLFIYCHVCKKHFSWTRKTTLRNSKTVKEEPTCGETGKNYSICKNFEKHRYKSRLHVPGSDGRKASRTHDATNYADAVIQAIDFEKEFKSELQGLGQPIEIRNRHYLFDVQLRYIDFLDNIDVPEHQKNTLSDGRKNEIVNCLKIFNEALAKHNINKKLFIVNRINDMHVGLFHDYLLVDKNYKGNTYNGKMSALKAFLSWAIDRFNIDMKNPFEKVRMIPVIVKRDTITKEEFKNLLKIIKPENGIEIQGKYKRNRYKLYLKDALELGLHTGGRREEVVGLKWNMIREKDGEPVYIEVPNLKVKRKKGERFNTDVPPKIIPVTKSLKNILYRLRYDINKGKDRYILNPDKRTDSSIKSMNDALSLGFSHFYKQLSTGRELQFKCLRKTYLTYLSSTLKGDAKRLSSHATDTVLKKHYIDERIVDKAIKELDIFED; this is encoded by the coding sequence ATGGCAAAACGAAAACACATGCCTAACAACAAACACAAAGGACTCTTTATTTACTGTCATGTATGTAAAAAGCATTTTTCATGGACACGAAAAACAACTTTACGAAACAGTAAAACAGTAAAAGAAGAACCTACGTGTGGCGAAACAGGTAAAAATTATTCTATCTGCAAAAACTTTGAAAAGCATCGGTACAAATCACGCTTGCACGTTCCTGGAAGTGATGGACGAAAAGCGAGCAGAACCCATGATGCTACAAATTATGCAGATGCGGTAATTCAAGCGATTGATTTTGAAAAAGAATTCAAATCGGAATTACAAGGTTTAGGACAACCGATTGAAATAAGAAATCGACACTACTTATTTGATGTACAACTACGGTATATTGATTTTTTAGACAATATAGATGTTCCCGAACATCAAAAAAACACATTATCGGACGGGCGAAAAAATGAAATTGTAAACTGTTTAAAAATATTCAATGAAGCACTTGCAAAGCATAATATCAATAAGAAGTTATTTATTGTTAATCGTATCAATGACATGCATGTCGGTTTATTCCATGATTATCTATTAGTAGATAAGAATTACAAAGGCAACACCTACAATGGAAAAATGAGCGCTTTAAAAGCGTTCCTAAGCTGGGCGATTGACAGATTTAATATTGACATGAAGAACCCCTTTGAAAAGGTGCGAATGATTCCAGTCATTGTAAAACGTGACACCATCACGAAAGAAGAATTTAAAAATCTATTAAAAATCATAAAACCCGAAAACGGAATTGAAATTCAAGGAAAATATAAACGAAATAGGTATAAGTTATATTTAAAAGATGCTTTAGAACTAGGATTGCATACAGGTGGTAGACGAGAAGAAGTTGTCGGACTCAAATGGAATATGATTCGCGAAAAAGATGGCGAACCTGTTTATATTGAAGTTCCCAATTTAAAAGTAAAGAGAAAGAAAGGAGAACGATTCAATACAGATGTGCCACCGAAGATTATCCCTGTAACGAAAAGTCTAAAAAATATACTATATCGTCTGCGTTATGATATCAACAAAGGAAAAGATAGATATATTCTAAATCCCGATAAAAGAACGGATTCATCCATCAAATCAATGAATGATGCTTTATCATTAGGATTCTCACATTTTTACAAGCAATTAAGCACAGGTAGAGAATTACAGTTTAAATGCCTAAGAAAAACATACCTAACATATCTATCATCAACTTTGAAAGGAGATGCAAAACGTCTATCTTCGCATGCGACAGATACAGTATTAAAAAAGCACTATATTGACGAGCGAATCGTAGACAAAGCAATTAAAGAATTAGATATATTTGAAGATTAA
- the cas2 gene encoding CRISPR-associated endonuclease Cas2 gives MLSDTNRFNAYRIMWVLVFFDLPTETKKERRAASQFRKKLIDDGFTMFQFSIYLRHCPSRENAKVHTKRVKSILPKYGKVCILEITDKQFGNMELFHGVKPIEVPQPVQQLELF, from the coding sequence ATGTTATCAGATACAAATCGTTTTAATGCATATAGAATTATGTGGGTATTAGTATTCTTTGATTTACCGACGGAAACCAAAAAAGAACGAAGAGCAGCATCGCAATTTCGGAAAAAACTTATTGATGATGGATTTACGATGTTTCAATTTTCCATATATCTACGTCATTGTCCAAGTAGAGAAAATGCCAAGGTTCACACAAAACGAGTCAAGAGTATATTACCCAAATATGGAAAAGTGTGTATTTTAGAAATCACGGATAAACAATTTGGCAATATGGAACTCTTTCATGGTGTAAAACCTATCGAAGTTCCACAACCTGTTCAGCAATTAGAACTGTTTTAG
- the cas1 gene encoding type II CRISPR-associated endonuclease Cas1, whose translation MIKRTIYIGSPAYLRLKQKQLVVENPEDKSIKGTVPIEDMALLMLDHYQITLSNQLLLKLQGNNVAVVSCDAHHLPFAMMLPLYGHTEHSDRIKHQLEASEPLKKQLWKQTIEQKIKNQQALLKMNDKPYEQMDLYWQHVKSGDTTNCEAKAAQHHWKYLFENFTRERFGNSPNNLLNFGYAVLRSIVARALVSSGLLPVLGIFHRNKYNPYCLADDIMEPYRPFVDKMVYNYISQYGVPEKLTKECKAYMLNIATQDVWIDGVERPLMVAVTTTTASLYKCYEGELRQIKYPTLD comes from the coding sequence ATGATAAAGCGTACAATTTATATTGGTTCCCCCGCTTATTTAAGACTCAAACAAAAACAATTAGTAGTAGAAAATCCTGAAGATAAAAGTATTAAAGGCACAGTTCCCATTGAGGATATGGCACTTTTAATGTTAGATCATTATCAAATTACTTTGAGCAATCAATTACTATTGAAACTTCAAGGGAATAATGTAGCTGTCGTAAGTTGTGATGCGCATCATTTACCTTTTGCCATGATGTTACCGCTGTATGGGCATACTGAACATTCAGATCGTATAAAGCATCAATTGGAAGCTTCCGAACCTTTAAAAAAACAATTATGGAAGCAAACCATAGAGCAAAAAATCAAAAATCAACAGGCACTATTAAAAATGAATGATAAGCCATATGAACAAATGGATTTATATTGGCAACATGTAAAAAGTGGTGACACTACTAATTGTGAAGCAAAAGCAGCGCAACACCATTGGAAATATTTATTTGAAAATTTTACCAGAGAACGCTTTGGAAATTCCCCTAATAATTTATTAAACTTTGGATATGCAGTACTTCGAAGTATTGTTGCAAGAGCGTTAGTATCGAGTGGATTACTACCCGTTTTGGGTATTTTTCATCGCAACAAGTACAATCCGTATTGCCTAGCAGATGATATTATGGAGCCGTACCGACCTTTTGTAGATAAAATGGTGTACAATTATATTTCTCAATATGGAGTTCCCGAAAAACTGACTAAAGAATGCAAAGCATATATGTTAAATATTGCAACGCAAGATGTTTGGATTGATGGAGTAGAACGCCCATTAATGGTTGCAGTAACAACTACAACAGCTAGTTTATACAAATGTTATGAGGGCGAACTACGACAAATAAAATACCCAACACTTGATTAA